A genomic window from Macaca mulatta isolate MMU2019108-1 chromosome 19, T2T-MMU8v2.0, whole genome shotgun sequence includes:
- the SPHK2 gene encoding sphingosine kinase 2 isoform X3, whose amino-acid sequence MAPPPPPLAASTPLLHGEFGSYPARGPRFALTLTSQALHIQRLRPKPEARPRGGLVPLAEVSGCCTLRSRSPSDSAAYFCIYTYPRSRRGSRRRTTRTFRTDGATTYEENRAEAQRWATALTCLLRGLPLPGDGEITPDLLPRPPRLLLLVNPFGGRGLAWQWCKNYVLPMISEAGLSFNLIQTERQNHARELVQGLSLSEWDGIVTVSGDGLLHEVLNGLLDRPDWEEAVKMPVGILPCGSGNALAGAVNQHGGFEPALGLDLLLNCSLLLCRGGGHPLDLLSVTLASGSRCFSFLSVAWGFVSDVDIQSERFRALGSARFTLGTVLGLATLHTYRGRLSYLPATVEPTSPTPVHSLPRAKSELTLTPDPAPPMAHSPLHRSVSDLPLPLPQPALASPGSPEPLPILSLNGGGPELAGDWGGAGDAPLSPDPLLSSPPGSPKTALHSPVTEGAPVIPPSSGLPPPTADARVAASTCGLPDHLLPPLGTPLPPDWVTLEGDFVLMLAISPSHLGADLVAAPHARFDDGLVHLCWVRSGISRAALLRLFLAMERGSQFSLGCPQLGYAAARAFRLEPLTPRGVLTVDGEQVEYGPLQAQMHPGLGTLLTGPPGCPGREP is encoded by the exons ATGGCCCCGCCCCCACCGCCACTGGCTGCCAGCACCCCGCTCCTCCATGGCGAGTTTGGCTCCTACCCAGCCCGAGGCCCACGCTTTGCCCTCACCCTCACGTCCCAGGCCCTGCACATACAGCGGCTGCGCCCCAAACCCGAAGCCAGGCCCCGGGGTGGCCTGGTCCCGTTGGCCGAGGTCTCAGGCTGCTGCACCCTGCGAAGCCGTAGCCCCTCAGACTCAGCAGCCTACTTCTGCATCTACACCTACCCTCGGAGCCGGCGCGGGAGCCGGCGCAGAACCACCCGCACCTTCCGGACAGATGGGGCTACCACCTACGAAGAGAACCGTGCCGAGGCCCAGCGCTGGGCCACCGCCCTCACCTGTCTGCTCCGAGGACTGCCGCTGCCCGGGGATGGGG AGATCACCCCTGACCTGCTACCTCGGCCGCCCAGGTTGCTCCTATTGGTCAATCCCTTTGGGGGGCGGGGCTTGGCCTGGCAGTGGTGTAAGAACTACGTGCTTCCCATGATTTCTGAAGCTGGGCTGTCCTTCAACCTCATCCAGACAG AACGACAGAACCACGCTCGGGAGCTGGTCCAGGGGCTGAGCCTGAGTGAGTGGGATGGCATCGTCACGGTCTCGGGAGACGGGCTGCTCCATGAG GTGCTGAACGGGCTCCTAGATCGCCCTGACTGGGAGGAAGCTGTGAAGATGCCTGTGGGCATCCTCCCCTGTGGCTCGGGCAATGCGCTGGCCGGAGCAGTGAACCAGCACGGGGG ATTTGAGCCAGCCCTGGGCCTCGACCTGCTGCTCAACTGCTCACTGTTGCTCTGCCGGGGTGGCGGCCACCCACTGGACCTGCTCTCCGTGACGCTGGCCTCGGGCTCCCGCTGTTTCTCCTTCCTGTCTGTGGCCTGGGGCTTCGTGTCAGATGTGGATATCCAGAGCGAGCGCTTCAGGGCCTTGGGCAGTGCCCGCTTCACACTGGGCACGGTGCTGGGCCTCGCCACACTGCACACCTACCGCGGACGCCTCTCCTACCTCCCCGCCACTGTGGAACCCACCTCGCCCACCCCTGTCCATAGCCTGCCCCGTGCTAAGTCAGAGCTGACCCTAACCCCAGACCCAGCCCCGCCCATGGCCCACTCACCCCTGCATCGTTCTGTGTCtgacctgcccctgcccctgccccaacctgccctggcctcccctgGCTCACCAGAACCCCTGCCCATCCTGTCCCTCAACGGTGGGGGCCCAGAGCTGGCTGGGgactggggtggggctggggatgCTCCACTGTCCCCGGACCCACTGCTGTCTTCACCTCCTGGCTCTCCCAAGACAGCTCTACACTCACCCGTCACTGAGGGGGCCCCCGTAATTCCCCCATCTTCTGGGCTCCCACCGCCCACCGCTGATGCCCGGGTAGCGGCCTCCACCTGCGGCCTGCCTGACCACCTGCTGCCTCCGCTGGGCACCCCACTGCCCCCAGACTGGGTGACGCTGGAGGGGGACTTTGTGCTCATGTTGGCCATATCGCCCAGCCACCTAGGCGCTGACCTGGTGGCAGCTCCGCACGCGCGCTTCGACGACGGCCTGGTGCACCTGTGCTGGGTGCGTAGCGGCATCTCGCGGGCTGCGTTGCTACGCCTTTTCCTGGCCATGGAGCGTGGTAGCCAGTTCAGCCTGGGCTGTCCGCAGCTGGGCTACGCCGCGGCCCGTGCCTTCCGCCTAGAGCCGCTCACGCCGCGCGGCGTGCTCACGGTGGACGGGGAGCAGGTGGAGTATGGGCCGCTACAGGCACAGATGCACCCTGGCCTCGGTACACTGCTCACCGGGCCTCCTGGCTGCCCAGGGCGGGAGCCCTGA
- the SPHK2 gene encoding sphingosine kinase 2 isoform X5 has translation MISEAGLSFNLIQTERQNHARELVQGLSLSEWDGIVTVSGDGLLHEVLNGLLDRPDWEEAVKMPVGILPCGSGNALAGAVNQHGGFEPALGLDLLLNCSLLLCRGGGHPLDLLSVTLASGSRCFSFLSVAWGFVSDVDIQSERFRALGSARFTLGTVLGLATLHTYRGRLSYLPATVEPTSPTPVHSLPRAKSELTLTPDPAPPMAHSPLHRSVSDLPLPLPQPALASPGSPEPLPILSLNGGGPELAGDWGGAGDAPLSPDPLLSSPPGSPKTALHSPVTEGAPVIPPSSGLPPPTADARVAASTCGLPDHLLPPLGTPLPPDWVTLEGDFVLMLAISPSHLGADLVAAPHARFDDGLVHLCWVRSGISRAALLRLFLAMERGSQFSLGCPQLGYAAARAFRLEPLTPRGVLTVDGEQVEYGPLQAQMHPGLGTLLTGPPGCPGREP, from the exons ATGATTTCTGAAGCTGGGCTGTCCTTCAACCTCATCCAGACAG AACGACAGAACCACGCTCGGGAGCTGGTCCAGGGGCTGAGCCTGAGTGAGTGGGATGGCATCGTCACGGTCTCGGGAGACGGGCTGCTCCATGAG GTGCTGAACGGGCTCCTAGATCGCCCTGACTGGGAGGAAGCTGTGAAGATGCCTGTGGGCATCCTCCCCTGTGGCTCGGGCAATGCGCTGGCCGGAGCAGTGAACCAGCACGGGGG ATTTGAGCCAGCCCTGGGCCTCGACCTGCTGCTCAACTGCTCACTGTTGCTCTGCCGGGGTGGCGGCCACCCACTGGACCTGCTCTCCGTGACGCTGGCCTCGGGCTCCCGCTGTTTCTCCTTCCTGTCTGTGGCCTGGGGCTTCGTGTCAGATGTGGATATCCAGAGCGAGCGCTTCAGGGCCTTGGGCAGTGCCCGCTTCACACTGGGCACGGTGCTGGGCCTCGCCACACTGCACACCTACCGCGGACGCCTCTCCTACCTCCCCGCCACTGTGGAACCCACCTCGCCCACCCCTGTCCATAGCCTGCCCCGTGCTAAGTCAGAGCTGACCCTAACCCCAGACCCAGCCCCGCCCATGGCCCACTCACCCCTGCATCGTTCTGTGTCtgacctgcccctgcccctgccccaacctgccctggcctcccctgGCTCACCAGAACCCCTGCCCATCCTGTCCCTCAACGGTGGGGGCCCAGAGCTGGCTGGGgactggggtggggctggggatgCTCCACTGTCCCCGGACCCACTGCTGTCTTCACCTCCTGGCTCTCCCAAGACAGCTCTACACTCACCCGTCACTGAGGGGGCCCCCGTAATTCCCCCATCTTCTGGGCTCCCACCGCCCACCGCTGATGCCCGGGTAGCGGCCTCCACCTGCGGCCTGCCTGACCACCTGCTGCCTCCGCTGGGCACCCCACTGCCCCCAGACTGGGTGACGCTGGAGGGGGACTTTGTGCTCATGTTGGCCATATCGCCCAGCCACCTAGGCGCTGACCTGGTGGCAGCTCCGCACGCGCGCTTCGACGACGGCCTGGTGCACCTGTGCTGGGTGCGTAGCGGCATCTCGCGGGCTGCGTTGCTACGCCTTTTCCTGGCCATGGAGCGTGGTAGCCAGTTCAGCCTGGGCTGTCCGCAGCTGGGCTACGCCGCGGCCCGTGCCTTCCGCCTAGAGCCGCTCACGCCGCGCGGCGTGCTCACGGTGGACGGGGAGCAGGTGGAGTATGGGCCGCTACAGGCACAGATGCACCCTGGCCTCGGTACACTGCTCACCGGGCCTCCTGGCTGCCCAGGGCGGGAGCCCTGA
- the RPL18 gene encoding large ribosomal subunit protein eL18 isoform X1, translating into MLYRFLARRTNSTFNQVVLKRLFMSRTNRPPLSLSRMIRKMKLPGRENKTAVVVGTITDDVRVQEVPKLKVCALRVTSRARSRILRAGGKILTFDQLALDSPKGCGTVLLSGPRKGREVYRHFGKAPGTPHSHTKPYVRSKGRKFERARGRRASRGYKN; encoded by the exons ATG TTGTACAGGTTTCTGGCCAGAAGAACCAATTCCACATTCAACCAGGTTGTGCTGAAGAGGTTGTTTATGAGTCGCACCAACCGGCCTCCTCTGTCCCTTTCTCGGATG ATCCGGAAGATGAAGCTTCCTGGCCGGGAAAACAAAACGGCCGTGGTTGTGGGGACCATAACGGACGACGTGCGGGTTCAGGAGGTGCCCAAACTGAAG GTATGTGCACTGCGCGTAACCAGCCGGGCCCGCAGCCGCATCCTCAGGGCAGGGGGCAAGATCCTCACTTTCGACCAGCTGGCCCTGGACTCCCCCAAGGGCTGCGGCACTGTTCTGCTCTCCG GTCCTCGCAAGGGCCGAGAGGTGTACCGGCATTTCGGCAAGGCCCCAGGAACCCCGCACAGCCACACCAA ACCCTATGTCCGCTCCAAGGGCCGGAAGTTCGAGCGTGCCAGAGGCCGACGGGCCAGTCGAGGCTACAAAAACTAA
- the RPL18 gene encoding large ribosomal subunit protein eL18, with protein MGVDIRHNKDRKVRRKEPKSQDIYLRLLVKLYRFLARRTNSTFNQVVLKRLFMSRTNRPPLSLSRMIRKMKLPGRENKTAVVVGTITDDVRVQEVPKLKVCALRVTSRARSRILRAGGKILTFDQLALDSPKGCGTVLLSGPRKGREVYRHFGKAPGTPHSHTKPYVRSKGRKFERARGRRASRGYKN; from the exons ATG GGAGTTGACATCCGCCACAACAAGGACCGAAAGGTTCGGCGCAAGGAGCCCAAGAGCCAGGATATCTACCTGAGGCTGTTGGTCAAG TTGTACAGGTTTCTGGCCAGAAGAACCAATTCCACATTCAACCAGGTTGTGCTGAAGAGGTTGTTTATGAGTCGCACCAACCGGCCTCCTCTGTCCCTTTCTCGGATG ATCCGGAAGATGAAGCTTCCTGGCCGGGAAAACAAAACGGCCGTGGTTGTGGGGACCATAACGGACGACGTGCGGGTTCAGGAGGTGCCCAAACTGAAG GTATGTGCACTGCGCGTAACCAGCCGGGCCCGCAGCCGCATCCTCAGGGCAGGGGGCAAGATCCTCACTTTCGACCAGCTGGCCCTGGACTCCCCCAAGGGCTGCGGCACTGTTCTGCTCTCCG GTCCTCGCAAGGGCCGAGAGGTGTACCGGCATTTCGGCAAGGCCCCAGGAACCCCGCACAGCCACACCAA ACCCTATGTCCGCTCCAAGGGCCGGAAGTTCGAGCGTGCCAGAGGCCGACGGGCCAGTCGAGGCTACAAAAACTAA
- the SPHK2 gene encoding sphingosine kinase 2, which yields MNGLLEAEEQDQRPEQELTRSWGHRPRSTLVRAKTMAPPPPPLAASTPLLHGEFGSYPARGPRFALTLTSQALHIQRLRPKPEARPRGGLVPLAEVSGCCTLRSRSPSDSAAYFCIYTYPRSRRGSRRRTTRTFRTDGATTYEENRAEAQRWATALTCLLRGLPLPGDGEITPDLLPRPPRLLLLVNPFGGRGLAWQWCKNYVLPMISEAGLSFNLIQTERQNHARELVQGLSLSEWDGIVTVSGDGLLHEVLNGLLDRPDWEEAVKMPVGILPCGSGNALAGAVNQHGGFEPALGLDLLLNCSLLLCRGGGHPLDLLSVTLASGSRCFSFLSVAWGFVSDVDIQSERFRALGSARFTLGTVLGLATLHTYRGRLSYLPATVEPTSPTPVHSLPRAKSELTLTPDPAPPMAHSPLHRSVSDLPLPLPQPALASPGSPEPLPILSLNGGGPELAGDWGGAGDAPLSPDPLLSSPPGSPKTALHSPVTEGAPVIPPSSGLPPPTADARVAASTCGLPDHLLPPLGTPLPPDWVTLEGDFVLMLAISPSHLGADLVAAPHARFDDGLVHLCWVRSGISRAALLRLFLAMERGSQFSLGCPQLGYAAARAFRLEPLTPRGVLTVDGEQVEYGPLQAQMHPGLGTLLTGPPGCPGREP from the exons ATGAATGGACTCCTTGAAGCAGAGGAGCAGGACCAG AGGCCGGAACAGGAGCTGACCaggagctggggccacaggcctAGGAGCACCCTGGTCAGGGCTAAGACCATGGCCCCGCCCCCACCGCCACTGGCTGCCAGCACCCCGCTCCTCCATGGCGAGTTTGGCTCCTACCCAGCCCGAGGCCCACGCTTTGCCCTCACCCTCACGTCCCAGGCCCTGCACATACAGCGGCTGCGCCCCAAACCCGAAGCCAGGCCCCGGGGTGGCCTGGTCCCGTTGGCCGAGGTCTCAGGCTGCTGCACCCTGCGAAGCCGTAGCCCCTCAGACTCAGCAGCCTACTTCTGCATCTACACCTACCCTCGGAGCCGGCGCGGGAGCCGGCGCAGAACCACCCGCACCTTCCGGACAGATGGGGCTACCACCTACGAAGAGAACCGTGCCGAGGCCCAGCGCTGGGCCACCGCCCTCACCTGTCTGCTCCGAGGACTGCCGCTGCCCGGGGATGGGG AGATCACCCCTGACCTGCTACCTCGGCCGCCCAGGTTGCTCCTATTGGTCAATCCCTTTGGGGGGCGGGGCTTGGCCTGGCAGTGGTGTAAGAACTACGTGCTTCCCATGATTTCTGAAGCTGGGCTGTCCTTCAACCTCATCCAGACAG AACGACAGAACCACGCTCGGGAGCTGGTCCAGGGGCTGAGCCTGAGTGAGTGGGATGGCATCGTCACGGTCTCGGGAGACGGGCTGCTCCATGAG GTGCTGAACGGGCTCCTAGATCGCCCTGACTGGGAGGAAGCTGTGAAGATGCCTGTGGGCATCCTCCCCTGTGGCTCGGGCAATGCGCTGGCCGGAGCAGTGAACCAGCACGGGGG ATTTGAGCCAGCCCTGGGCCTCGACCTGCTGCTCAACTGCTCACTGTTGCTCTGCCGGGGTGGCGGCCACCCACTGGACCTGCTCTCCGTGACGCTGGCCTCGGGCTCCCGCTGTTTCTCCTTCCTGTCTGTGGCCTGGGGCTTCGTGTCAGATGTGGATATCCAGAGCGAGCGCTTCAGGGCCTTGGGCAGTGCCCGCTTCACACTGGGCACGGTGCTGGGCCTCGCCACACTGCACACCTACCGCGGACGCCTCTCCTACCTCCCCGCCACTGTGGAACCCACCTCGCCCACCCCTGTCCATAGCCTGCCCCGTGCTAAGTCAGAGCTGACCCTAACCCCAGACCCAGCCCCGCCCATGGCCCACTCACCCCTGCATCGTTCTGTGTCtgacctgcccctgcccctgccccaacctgccctggcctcccctgGCTCACCAGAACCCCTGCCCATCCTGTCCCTCAACGGTGGGGGCCCAGAGCTGGCTGGGgactggggtggggctggggatgCTCCACTGTCCCCGGACCCACTGCTGTCTTCACCTCCTGGCTCTCCCAAGACAGCTCTACACTCACCCGTCACTGAGGGGGCCCCCGTAATTCCCCCATCTTCTGGGCTCCCACCGCCCACCGCTGATGCCCGGGTAGCGGCCTCCACCTGCGGCCTGCCTGACCACCTGCTGCCTCCGCTGGGCACCCCACTGCCCCCAGACTGGGTGACGCTGGAGGGGGACTTTGTGCTCATGTTGGCCATATCGCCCAGCCACCTAGGCGCTGACCTGGTGGCAGCTCCGCACGCGCGCTTCGACGACGGCCTGGTGCACCTGTGCTGGGTGCGTAGCGGCATCTCGCGGGCTGCGTTGCTACGCCTTTTCCTGGCCATGGAGCGTGGTAGCCAGTTCAGCCTGGGCTGTCCGCAGCTGGGCTACGCCGCGGCCCGTGCCTTCCGCCTAGAGCCGCTCACGCCGCGCGGCGTGCTCACGGTGGACGGGGAGCAGGTGGAGTATGGGCCGCTACAGGCACAGATGCACCCTGGCCTCGGTACACTGCTCACCGGGCCTCCTGGCTGCCCAGGGCGGGAGCCCTGA
- the SPHK2 gene encoding sphingosine kinase 2 isoform X1 — MDSLKQRSRTRSLDIYLPFFHFRHVFASRPEQELTRSWGHRPRSTLVRAKTMAPPPPPLAASTPLLHGEFGSYPARGPRFALTLTSQALHIQRLRPKPEARPRGGLVPLAEVSGCCTLRSRSPSDSAAYFCIYTYPRSRRGSRRRTTRTFRTDGATTYEENRAEAQRWATALTCLLRGLPLPGDGEITPDLLPRPPRLLLLVNPFGGRGLAWQWCKNYVLPMISEAGLSFNLIQTERQNHARELVQGLSLSEWDGIVTVSGDGLLHEVLNGLLDRPDWEEAVKMPVGILPCGSGNALAGAVNQHGGFEPALGLDLLLNCSLLLCRGGGHPLDLLSVTLASGSRCFSFLSVAWGFVSDVDIQSERFRALGSARFTLGTVLGLATLHTYRGRLSYLPATVEPTSPTPVHSLPRAKSELTLTPDPAPPMAHSPLHRSVSDLPLPLPQPALASPGSPEPLPILSLNGGGPELAGDWGGAGDAPLSPDPLLSSPPGSPKTALHSPVTEGAPVIPPSSGLPPPTADARVAASTCGLPDHLLPPLGTPLPPDWVTLEGDFVLMLAISPSHLGADLVAAPHARFDDGLVHLCWVRSGISRAALLRLFLAMERGSQFSLGCPQLGYAAARAFRLEPLTPRGVLTVDGEQVEYGPLQAQMHPGLGTLLTGPPGCPGREP, encoded by the exons ATGGACTCCTTGAAGCAGAGGAGCAGGACCAG GTCCCTTGATATATACTTGCCTTTCTTTCACTTTCGCCATGTCTTTGCCTCG AGGCCGGAACAGGAGCTGACCaggagctggggccacaggcctAGGAGCACCCTGGTCAGGGCTAAGACCATGGCCCCGCCCCCACCGCCACTGGCTGCCAGCACCCCGCTCCTCCATGGCGAGTTTGGCTCCTACCCAGCCCGAGGCCCACGCTTTGCCCTCACCCTCACGTCCCAGGCCCTGCACATACAGCGGCTGCGCCCCAAACCCGAAGCCAGGCCCCGGGGTGGCCTGGTCCCGTTGGCCGAGGTCTCAGGCTGCTGCACCCTGCGAAGCCGTAGCCCCTCAGACTCAGCAGCCTACTTCTGCATCTACACCTACCCTCGGAGCCGGCGCGGGAGCCGGCGCAGAACCACCCGCACCTTCCGGACAGATGGGGCTACCACCTACGAAGAGAACCGTGCCGAGGCCCAGCGCTGGGCCACCGCCCTCACCTGTCTGCTCCGAGGACTGCCGCTGCCCGGGGATGGGG AGATCACCCCTGACCTGCTACCTCGGCCGCCCAGGTTGCTCCTATTGGTCAATCCCTTTGGGGGGCGGGGCTTGGCCTGGCAGTGGTGTAAGAACTACGTGCTTCCCATGATTTCTGAAGCTGGGCTGTCCTTCAACCTCATCCAGACAG AACGACAGAACCACGCTCGGGAGCTGGTCCAGGGGCTGAGCCTGAGTGAGTGGGATGGCATCGTCACGGTCTCGGGAGACGGGCTGCTCCATGAG GTGCTGAACGGGCTCCTAGATCGCCCTGACTGGGAGGAAGCTGTGAAGATGCCTGTGGGCATCCTCCCCTGTGGCTCGGGCAATGCGCTGGCCGGAGCAGTGAACCAGCACGGGGG ATTTGAGCCAGCCCTGGGCCTCGACCTGCTGCTCAACTGCTCACTGTTGCTCTGCCGGGGTGGCGGCCACCCACTGGACCTGCTCTCCGTGACGCTGGCCTCGGGCTCCCGCTGTTTCTCCTTCCTGTCTGTGGCCTGGGGCTTCGTGTCAGATGTGGATATCCAGAGCGAGCGCTTCAGGGCCTTGGGCAGTGCCCGCTTCACACTGGGCACGGTGCTGGGCCTCGCCACACTGCACACCTACCGCGGACGCCTCTCCTACCTCCCCGCCACTGTGGAACCCACCTCGCCCACCCCTGTCCATAGCCTGCCCCGTGCTAAGTCAGAGCTGACCCTAACCCCAGACCCAGCCCCGCCCATGGCCCACTCACCCCTGCATCGTTCTGTGTCtgacctgcccctgcccctgccccaacctgccctggcctcccctgGCTCACCAGAACCCCTGCCCATCCTGTCCCTCAACGGTGGGGGCCCAGAGCTGGCTGGGgactggggtggggctggggatgCTCCACTGTCCCCGGACCCACTGCTGTCTTCACCTCCTGGCTCTCCCAAGACAGCTCTACACTCACCCGTCACTGAGGGGGCCCCCGTAATTCCCCCATCTTCTGGGCTCCCACCGCCCACCGCTGATGCCCGGGTAGCGGCCTCCACCTGCGGCCTGCCTGACCACCTGCTGCCTCCGCTGGGCACCCCACTGCCCCCAGACTGGGTGACGCTGGAGGGGGACTTTGTGCTCATGTTGGCCATATCGCCCAGCCACCTAGGCGCTGACCTGGTGGCAGCTCCGCACGCGCGCTTCGACGACGGCCTGGTGCACCTGTGCTGGGTGCGTAGCGGCATCTCGCGGGCTGCGTTGCTACGCCTTTTCCTGGCCATGGAGCGTGGTAGCCAGTTCAGCCTGGGCTGTCCGCAGCTGGGCTACGCCGCGGCCCGTGCCTTCCGCCTAGAGCCGCTCACGCCGCGCGGCGTGCTCACGGTGGACGGGGAGCAGGTGGAGTATGGGCCGCTACAGGCACAGATGCACCCTGGCCTCGGTACACTGCTCACCGGGCCTCCTGGCTGCCCAGGGCGGGAGCCCTGA
- the SPHK2 gene encoding sphingosine kinase 2 isoform X4, translated as MNGLLEAEEQDQALHIQRLRPKPEARPRGGLVPLAEVSGCCTLRSRSPSDSAAYFCIYTYPRSRRGSRRRTTRTFRTDGATTYEENRAEAQRWATALTCLLRGLPLPGDGEITPDLLPRPPRLLLLVNPFGGRGLAWQWCKNYVLPMISEAGLSFNLIQTERQNHARELVQGLSLSEWDGIVTVSGDGLLHEVLNGLLDRPDWEEAVKMPVGILPCGSGNALAGAVNQHGGFEPALGLDLLLNCSLLLCRGGGHPLDLLSVTLASGSRCFSFLSVAWGFVSDVDIQSERFRALGSARFTLGTVLGLATLHTYRGRLSYLPATVEPTSPTPVHSLPRAKSELTLTPDPAPPMAHSPLHRSVSDLPLPLPQPALASPGSPEPLPILSLNGGGPELAGDWGGAGDAPLSPDPLLSSPPGSPKTALHSPVTEGAPVIPPSSGLPPPTADARVAASTCGLPDHLLPPLGTPLPPDWVTLEGDFVLMLAISPSHLGADLVAAPHARFDDGLVHLCWVRSGISRAALLRLFLAMERGSQFSLGCPQLGYAAARAFRLEPLTPRGVLTVDGEQVEYGPLQAQMHPGLGTLLTGPPGCPGREP; from the exons ATGAATGGACTCCTTGAAGCAGAGGAGCAGGACCAG GCCCTGCACATACAGCGGCTGCGCCCCAAACCCGAAGCCAGGCCCCGGGGTGGCCTGGTCCCGTTGGCCGAGGTCTCAGGCTGCTGCACCCTGCGAAGCCGTAGCCCCTCAGACTCAGCAGCCTACTTCTGCATCTACACCTACCCTCGGAGCCGGCGCGGGAGCCGGCGCAGAACCACCCGCACCTTCCGGACAGATGGGGCTACCACCTACGAAGAGAACCGTGCCGAGGCCCAGCGCTGGGCCACCGCCCTCACCTGTCTGCTCCGAGGACTGCCGCTGCCCGGGGATGGGG AGATCACCCCTGACCTGCTACCTCGGCCGCCCAGGTTGCTCCTATTGGTCAATCCCTTTGGGGGGCGGGGCTTGGCCTGGCAGTGGTGTAAGAACTACGTGCTTCCCATGATTTCTGAAGCTGGGCTGTCCTTCAACCTCATCCAGACAG AACGACAGAACCACGCTCGGGAGCTGGTCCAGGGGCTGAGCCTGAGTGAGTGGGATGGCATCGTCACGGTCTCGGGAGACGGGCTGCTCCATGAG GTGCTGAACGGGCTCCTAGATCGCCCTGACTGGGAGGAAGCTGTGAAGATGCCTGTGGGCATCCTCCCCTGTGGCTCGGGCAATGCGCTGGCCGGAGCAGTGAACCAGCACGGGGG ATTTGAGCCAGCCCTGGGCCTCGACCTGCTGCTCAACTGCTCACTGTTGCTCTGCCGGGGTGGCGGCCACCCACTGGACCTGCTCTCCGTGACGCTGGCCTCGGGCTCCCGCTGTTTCTCCTTCCTGTCTGTGGCCTGGGGCTTCGTGTCAGATGTGGATATCCAGAGCGAGCGCTTCAGGGCCTTGGGCAGTGCCCGCTTCACACTGGGCACGGTGCTGGGCCTCGCCACACTGCACACCTACCGCGGACGCCTCTCCTACCTCCCCGCCACTGTGGAACCCACCTCGCCCACCCCTGTCCATAGCCTGCCCCGTGCTAAGTCAGAGCTGACCCTAACCCCAGACCCAGCCCCGCCCATGGCCCACTCACCCCTGCATCGTTCTGTGTCtgacctgcccctgcccctgccccaacctgccctggcctcccctgGCTCACCAGAACCCCTGCCCATCCTGTCCCTCAACGGTGGGGGCCCAGAGCTGGCTGGGgactggggtggggctggggatgCTCCACTGTCCCCGGACCCACTGCTGTCTTCACCTCCTGGCTCTCCCAAGACAGCTCTACACTCACCCGTCACTGAGGGGGCCCCCGTAATTCCCCCATCTTCTGGGCTCCCACCGCCCACCGCTGATGCCCGGGTAGCGGCCTCCACCTGCGGCCTGCCTGACCACCTGCTGCCTCCGCTGGGCACCCCACTGCCCCCAGACTGGGTGACGCTGGAGGGGGACTTTGTGCTCATGTTGGCCATATCGCCCAGCCACCTAGGCGCTGACCTGGTGGCAGCTCCGCACGCGCGCTTCGACGACGGCCTGGTGCACCTGTGCTGGGTGCGTAGCGGCATCTCGCGGGCTGCGTTGCTACGCCTTTTCCTGGCCATGGAGCGTGGTAGCCAGTTCAGCCTGGGCTGTCCGCAGCTGGGCTACGCCGCGGCCCGTGCCTTCCGCCTAGAGCCGCTCACGCCGCGCGGCGTGCTCACGGTGGACGGGGAGCAGGTGGAGTATGGGCCGCTACAGGCACAGATGCACCCTGGCCTCGGTACACTGCTCACCGGGCCTCCTGGCTGCCCAGGGCGGGAGCCCTGA
- the SPACA4 gene encoding sperm acrosome membrane-associated protein 4 encodes MVLCWLLLLVMALPPGTTGVKDCIFCELTDSTQCPGTSMRCGDDEDCFTGRGIAPGTGPVINKGCLRATSCGREEPVSYRGVTYSLTTTCCSGRLCNRALGSSSSQTVGATTSLALGLGMLLPSRLL; translated from the coding sequence ATGGTCCTGTGCTGGCTGCTGCTTCTGGTGATGGCTCTGCCCCCAGGCACGACGGGCGTCAAGGACTGCATCTTCTGTGAGCTCACCGACTCCACGCAGTGTCCCGGCACCTCCATGCGCTGTGGTGATGACGAGGACTGCTTCACAGGCCGGGGGATCGCCCCAGGCACCGGTCCGGTCATCAACAAAGGCTGCCTTCGAGCCACCAGCTGCGGCCGGGAGGAACCTGTCAGCTACAGGGGCGTCACCTACAGCCTCACCACCACCTGCTGCAGCGGCCGCCTGTGTAACAGAGCTCTGGGCTCCTCGAGCAGCCAGACGGTGGGGGCCACCACCAGCCTGGCACTGGGGCTGGGTATGCTGCTCCCTTCACGTTTGCTGTGA